A window of Caretta caretta isolate rCarCar2 chromosome 11, rCarCar1.hap1, whole genome shotgun sequence contains these coding sequences:
- the C11H2orf76 gene encoding UPF0538 protein C2orf76 homolog isoform X2: MESRLSPALGPQWQADRAGCMAELRAATGGCLKLIHMSSENSAITVRLVRSFEHRNFRPVVYHGVNLDQTVKQFITFVRNDVSLRTGLPPPFKKYKYDTMKIIHQAHGSKTNELVVSLEDDDKLILKEDSTLKAAGVEEEVLDLLG; the protein is encoded by the exons ATGGAATCCAGGCTCTCACCGGCATTAGGACCACAGTGGCAGGCAGACAGGGCGGGCTGCATGGCTGAGCTACGCGCAGCCACTGGAG GGTGTTTGAAGTTAATTCACATGTCATCGGAAAACTCAGCCATTACTGTTCGCCTGGTTCGCTCCTTTGAGCACCGTAATTTCAGACCTGTGGTGTATCATGGAGTTAACTTGGACCAAACTGTAAAGCAGTTCATTACATTTGTAAGGAATG atGTGTCTCTAAGAACAGGACTTCCACCtccctttaaaaaatacaaatatg atACAATGAAGATTATTCACCAAGCACATGGATCTAAG ACCAATGAACTTGTAGTGAGTTTGGAGGATGATGACAAACTCATTTTAAAAGAagacagcactttgaaagcaGCCGGAGTAG
- the DBI gene encoding acyl-CoA-binding protein: MSQAEFDKAAEEVKQLKSQPTDEEMLYIYSHFKQATVGQINTERPGFLDFKGKAKWDAWNALKGIAKEEAMKAYIAKVEELKGKYGI; encoded by the exons ATGTCTCAG GCTGAGTTTGATAAAGCTGCTGAAGAAGTTAAGCAACTGAAATCTCAACCAACAGATGAAGAAATGCTGTACATCTACAGTCACTTCAAACAAGCTACAGTTGGACAGATAAACACAG AGCGCCCTGGCTTTCTTGACTTCAAAGGCAAAGCAAAGTGGGATGCCTGGAATGCATTAAAAG GAATAGCCAAAGAAGAGGCAATGAAAGCTTACATAGCTAAAGTGGAAGAATTGAAGGGCAAATATGGCATCTAA
- the C11H2orf76 gene encoding UPF0538 protein C2orf76 homolog isoform X3 — protein sequence MESRLSPALGPQWQADRAGCMAELRAATGGCLKLIHMSSENSAITVRLVRSFEHRNFRPVVYHGVNLDQTVKQFITFVRNDVSLRTGLPPPFKKYKYDTMKIIHQAHGSKTNELVVSLEDDDKLILKEDSTLKAAGQMKLN from the exons ATGGAATCCAGGCTCTCACCGGCATTAGGACCACAGTGGCAGGCAGACAGGGCGGGCTGCATGGCTGAGCTACGCGCAGCCACTGGAG GGTGTTTGAAGTTAATTCACATGTCATCGGAAAACTCAGCCATTACTGTTCGCCTGGTTCGCTCCTTTGAGCACCGTAATTTCAGACCTGTGGTGTATCATGGAGTTAACTTGGACCAAACTGTAAAGCAGTTCATTACATTTGTAAGGAATG atGTGTCTCTAAGAACAGGACTTCCACCtccctttaaaaaatacaaatatg atACAATGAAGATTATTCACCAAGCACATGGATCTAAG ACCAATGAACTTGTAGTGAGTTTGGAGGATGATGACAAACTCATTTTAAAAGAagacagcactttgaaagcaGCCGGA